The Providencia rettgeri genome includes a window with the following:
- the bmrA gene encoding Multidrug resistance ABC transporter ATP-binding/permease protein BmrA — protein MLKRLLCTVRNAIFWMTLSAVLEGISGLFLFVVILDWHLDTTMPLILFTLSSLTTLAVTFIATQKGYVAGGLVMRYLATALIRHLPLSLQPISNSNQLISGPVSQVMSVPAHLLHPIINGLVTPCTIVIGMLVYQGAFGAILLFILLLLLVSLRLSARKIAFFERAAHESEQQAMSALNQYALHQPLIRRSNTHYEQLHPKFALASQYQTQRQLQRRSLPFHLLFSLMVQTAFITLFGFGIYLVDHAKMPLNMWLAGLVLLARLIEPMWLLSHLDQSIRQMKKAIQRIEIALQAPVLTFPYRSSTPTIDSVSCEQLSFYSDNKKCILQNIGLSFKEHTLTAIVGPSGAGKSTLLSLLARLQDPTYGSVNYGNKNIKNLSQEVLCAHRGVLLQDSRLFCGSVRQNLVLDDNNIDDRVISALLTQLNFTANHTFLEKEVGSGGMLLSGGQRQRLCIARLILQHPNIILMDEPTASLDNINTASVIDLITQAKQQTRIVVTHQPNLARQADEIVYMEKGKIIAQGTHLELMANIPWYQQFIQQTPKT, from the coding sequence GTGCTTAAACGCTTATTGTGCACCGTACGTAATGCTATATTTTGGATGACCCTAAGCGCTGTTTTAGAGGGAATTAGCGGGTTATTTTTATTTGTTGTTATTTTAGATTGGCACCTTGATACCACTATGCCATTAATACTATTCACTCTTTCTAGCTTAACAACACTCGCCGTAACATTTATAGCCACCCAGAAAGGCTATGTTGCAGGGGGATTGGTGATGCGCTATCTTGCTACGGCACTTATTCGCCATCTGCCGCTTTCATTGCAACCCATTTCAAACAGCAACCAATTAATTTCAGGACCTGTATCACAGGTTATGTCTGTACCCGCACATTTACTCCATCCTATTATTAATGGGTTAGTCACGCCCTGTACTATCGTGATTGGAATGTTAGTCTATCAAGGTGCATTTGGCGCTATTTTACTGTTTATACTCCTTTTGTTATTAGTCTCTTTACGCTTATCTGCCAGAAAAATTGCCTTTTTTGAACGAGCAGCTCATGAATCAGAACAACAAGCAATGAGTGCACTCAACCAATATGCGCTCCACCAGCCATTGATTCGTCGCTCAAATACCCATTATGAGCAGCTGCATCCCAAATTTGCCTTAGCATCCCAATATCAAACTCAGAGACAGCTACAACGAAGAAGCTTGCCATTTCACTTATTATTTTCATTAATGGTACAAACCGCGTTTATTACGCTCTTTGGGTTCGGTATTTATTTAGTTGATCATGCAAAGATGCCATTAAATATGTGGCTAGCAGGGTTAGTTTTATTAGCGCGCTTAATTGAACCTATGTGGTTACTTTCTCATTTAGATCAATCAATTAGACAAATGAAAAAAGCAATTCAACGAATCGAAATAGCCTTGCAGGCTCCGGTATTAACATTTCCTTATCGTTCATCAACACCCACTATCGATAGCGTTAGCTGTGAACAGTTATCATTTTACAGTGACAATAAAAAATGCATTTTACAAAACATAGGTCTTAGCTTTAAGGAACATACACTTACCGCCATTGTAGGGCCATCAGGAGCAGGAAAAAGTACATTATTAAGCTTACTCGCTCGCTTACAAGACCCAACATATGGCAGTGTGAACTACGGTAATAAAAATATTAAAAACCTATCACAAGAGGTGTTGTGTGCTCACCGGGGAGTCTTACTACAAGATAGCCGTTTATTTTGCGGTAGCGTACGCCAAAATTTGGTACTTGATGATAATAATATTGATGACCGGGTAATCAGTGCATTACTGACACAACTTAATTTCACTGCCAATCATACGTTCTTAGAAAAAGAGGTTGGTTCTGGCGGTATGTTACTTTCTGGAGGACAAAGACAACGGCTGTGTATTGCAAGATTGATTCTACAGCATCCTAATATCATTTTAATGGATGAACCAACAGCAAGCCTTGATAACATCAATACAGCCTCCGTGATTGACCTTATTACTCAAGCCAAACAACAGACACGTATCGTCGTCACCCACCAGCCTAATCT